A DNA window from uncultured Methanoregula sp. contains the following coding sequences:
- a CDS encoding deoxyribonuclease IV: MVKVGVHVSIAGSLDLAVDRAKDAGCDVFQMFSRNPRGWNYPPLPDAVAELFRKKIKTTGILPVDHMPYLPNLASPKAEVYEKSVVTLTAELDRCGTLGIPYLVTHLGHHLGDGMAGGRERVIRAIDSALAASESQTMLILENTAGEKNSVGSSFEHIRGILDGLADTKRIGVCFDTCHAFAAGYELRTPEGIADTLGQFDEQIGITNLRVIHLNDTKGEKGSGLDRHEHIGLGFIGEDGFRHILHNPVFAALPLICETPVDDRRDDRGNIAKVRELAG; this comes from the coding sequence ATGGTGAAAGTCGGAGTTCATGTCTCGATTGCGGGCTCGCTCGATCTCGCCGTTGACCGGGCAAAAGATGCAGGCTGCGATGTCTTCCAGATGTTCTCGCGCAATCCCCGGGGGTGGAATTACCCGCCGCTCCCGGACGCGGTTGCGGAACTTTTCAGGAAAAAGATCAAAACCACCGGTATCCTTCCCGTGGACCATATGCCCTACCTGCCGAACCTTGCCTCCCCGAAAGCTGAAGTGTACGAGAAGTCCGTTGTAACGCTCACCGCCGAACTGGACCGGTGCGGCACGCTTGGCATCCCGTATCTTGTCACCCATCTCGGTCATCATCTCGGCGACGGCATGGCCGGCGGGAGAGAGCGGGTGATCCGGGCGATCGATTCCGCTCTTGCTGCATCAGAGAGCCAGACGATGCTCATCCTTGAGAATACCGCAGGCGAAAAGAACAGCGTGGGGAGCAGTTTCGAGCACATCCGGGGGATTCTCGACGGCCTGGCAGATACGAAACGGATCGGCGTCTGTTTCGACACCTGTCATGCATTCGCTGCCGGTTATGAGCTCAGGACCCCGGAGGGGATTGCTGACACTCTCGGTCAGTTTGACGAACAGATCGGCATCACGAACCTCAGGGTGATCCACCTCAATGATACGAAAGGGGAGAAGGGCAGCGGTCTTGACCGGCACGAGCACATCGGCCTGGGTTTCATCGGCGAGGACGGCTTCCGGCACATCCTGCACAACCCGGTCTTTGCAGCCCTGCCTCTGATCTGCGAGACACCAGTGGATGACCGCCGGGATGACCGGGGCAATATTGCAAAAGTGCGGGAACTGGCAGGGTAG
- a CDS encoding desulfoferrodoxin yields MLSLYSCSTCGKKVLVVEDGKGALVCCGAPMTWMEEKSTETGKEKHLPVVEKTPRGIRVRVGAVPHPMEKEHHITWIEVIGDTFLYTATLAPGEKPEKEFCLEGADPLRHVKKVRIYCNVHGVWAMKP; encoded by the coding sequence ATGCTTTCATTGTATTCCTGTTCAACCTGCGGCAAGAAGGTGCTCGTTGTCGAAGACGGCAAGGGTGCGCTTGTCTGCTGCGGGGCGCCGATGACCTGGATGGAAGAGAAGAGCACGGAGACCGGCAAGGAGAAGCACCTGCCGGTTGTCGAGAAGACCCCGCGGGGTATCCGGGTCAGGGTGGGGGCCGTGCCCCACCCGATGGAGAAGGAACATCACATCACGTGGATAGAAGTGATCGGGGACACGTTCCTGTACACGGCAACGCTTGCACCCGGGGAGAAACCGGAGAAGGAGTTCTGTCTTGAAGGAGCGGACCCGCTCAGGCATGTCAAAAAGGTACGGATTTACTGCAATGTGCACGGCGTCTGGGCAATGAAACCCTGA
- a CDS encoding CAP domain-containing protein: MAQRFCGKCGSPRRSPDQKFCGVCGAPFPPDVAPVERPPATQLPHGVSRWLLVIAVIAVIAVVCLAAISLMAKTSPAATSSGPAGNLSGITPDSSAGMPLTGASPLPSTAVTAGTLTTAPVTQVTISTSPPATVFTTVVTTPAPVRTTGVATTIPTEVPVTSPTSQITMSVTKIPVQPPQSSYTSQTPGAPYLDPASLEVRIHDLINIQRQQNGLLPLAYDSFLADIARGHSWDMVSRNFFDHINPEGKNPRARGDDAGYPCIRTYKSFTTMGIAENLFQGNRYSAYYTDTNNANGTVTAYDWNSAETVAQTVVNGWMNSEGHRKNILTDTYYQEGIGVAFSSDDKIYITENFC, encoded by the coding sequence ATGGCCCAACGCTTTTGCGGGAAATGCGGATCGCCGCGCCGATCCCCCGATCAGAAATTCTGTGGTGTTTGCGGGGCACCGTTTCCTCCCGATGTGGCACCGGTAGAACGTCCTCCTGCCACCCAACTCCCGCACGGTGTTTCACGCTGGCTCCTGGTGATCGCCGTAATCGCTGTTATCGCAGTGGTCTGCCTTGCCGCAATTTCTCTCATGGCTAAGACCTCCCCAGCGGCTACGTCTTCCGGTCCAGCCGGTAATCTCTCCGGAATAACTCCGGATTCATCGGCAGGAATGCCGCTCACCGGTGCATCGCCCCTCCCCTCCACAGCGGTTACTGCCGGCACACTGACAACTGCACCCGTAACCCAGGTAACGATCTCAACATCCCCTCCGGCAACGGTTTTCACAACCGTTGTGACAACTCCGGCTCCTGTCCGGACAACCGGTGTTGCCACCACGATTCCGACCGAGGTTCCGGTGACCTCACCCACTTCCCAGATCACGATGTCCGTGACAAAAATTCCCGTTCAGCCCCCGCAGAGCTCGTACACAAGCCAGACCCCGGGAGCCCCGTACCTGGATCCTGCATCCCTCGAAGTCCGCATCCACGATCTCATCAATATCCAGCGGCAGCAGAACGGGCTCCTGCCGCTTGCCTATGATTCATTCCTTGCCGATATTGCCCGGGGTCACAGCTGGGACATGGTGAGCCGTAACTTCTTCGACCACATCAATCCTGAAGGGAAAAATCCCCGGGCCCGGGGCGATGATGCAGGATACCCGTGCATCCGGACCTACAAGTCCTTTACAACCATGGGCATTGCCGAGAATCTCTTCCAGGGGAACCGGTACAGTGCCTATTACACAGACACAAACAACGCGAACGGGACGGTCACTGCCTATGACTGGAATTCTGCGGAAACGGTTGCCCAGACCGTGGTCAATGGCTGGATGAACAGCGAGGGGCACCGGAAGAACATCCTGACCGACACCTATTACCAGGAAGGGATCGGGGTGGCGTTCTCTTCCGATGACAAGATCTACATAACCGAGAACTTCTGCTAA
- a CDS encoding ribonuclease Z, translated as MQVTFLGTNGWFDTPAGNTISTLVQSEEYDIIFDAGNGIAKADRYISQKKPVFLFLSHFHIDHIAGLHTLCKFRLKKGLFIFGQPGSAALLDHFVADPFTVPFDALPFNVTVRELEAGTHKLPFGLTCLPLVHPAPCFGYRLELDGKVVTYCTDTGVCDNAVTLGQDADLLITECGLRSGDVSPDWPHLNPENAIGIAREARAKRLALTHFGAEVYGTVQERLAVQERLSKECPGLIAAMDNMTLDL; from the coding sequence ATGCAGGTGACGTTCCTTGGAACCAACGGCTGGTTCGACACCCCCGCCGGCAACACGATCTCAACCCTCGTGCAGTCGGAAGAATACGATATCATATTCGATGCCGGCAACGGGATCGCAAAGGCTGACCGGTATATATCCCAGAAAAAGCCGGTCTTCCTCTTCCTCAGCCACTTTCACATTGACCACATTGCCGGGCTCCACACGCTGTGCAAGTTCCGGCTCAAAAAAGGACTTTTCATCTTCGGCCAGCCGGGGAGCGCGGCTCTCCTCGACCACTTCGTTGCCGATCCCTTCACCGTGCCCTTCGACGCTCTCCCCTTCAATGTAACCGTCCGGGAACTGGAGGCGGGCACCCACAAGCTCCCGTTCGGGCTCACCTGCCTCCCGCTCGTCCATCCCGCCCCGTGCTTCGGGTACCGGCTGGAACTCGATGGAAAAGTCGTCACCTACTGCACCGACACCGGCGTCTGCGACAATGCAGTCACCCTCGGGCAGGATGCCGATCTGCTCATTACCGAGTGCGGGCTCCGAAGCGGCGATGTGAGCCCCGACTGGCCCCACCTCAACCCGGAGAACGCCATCGGGATTGCGCGGGAAGCCCGGGCCAAGCGGCTCGCCCTCACCCACTTTGGCGCCGAAGTGTACGGAACCGTTCAGGAGCGGCTCGCCGTGCAGGAACGGCTCTCAAAGGAATGTCCCGGTCTTATTGCTGCGATGGACAACATGACGCTTGATCTCTGA
- a CDS encoding HEAT repeat domain-containing protein, with the protein MGVFDLFKQDDPDSICRRDVDRLMQDLRSDKAILVQEAIDGLQARGRAGLVPLLERLRVEDEAHKMPIVCVLLGLSGVTPAEICRSTKTTCHLENSELIHLFSLPGRNAIPGLLKYLTDNDGTVRSVAAGALALIGEPAHPLLVKALTHRSHRVRSGAADALARMNRVPGNNDDYYHFLIARERWSDLVRAKKAAVPFLIGILPDRYYRIRMDAATALGAIGDPRAVRSLGELLADPENEVCISAIEALGKIHNETAIPHLVRGLSHDSYNVRHMAATTLSACGWLPDTTEERARFYLASEQWHELSRMGRPAIPFLIQVLENPRYGLQAGVATALKGMGKPGRDALVAAASHKNPVIRKAAEDILNESHSPGPGSAGPAHQDPVKAVVLPQGKKGPANTIANHPDPHLKSSEQPASCQAAPEQQGRERQYCRSEPAGQDTSPAPVPVPQRGLSEIPKTREPELPAPSMVSVPESHEREPDFSGCMQDGVQGAETTEEEIQSLVAALKNKDGNIRAITVDALGRIGVRAIEALEGALTDPSWEVRLAVAEVLGLIKNERAVQPLVTALHDTDGEVRAASARSLGKIGDFSAFVPLVQALEDPDFGVRRNAESALAEFGEQGAKPTKRLLAHSNPLIRGSAATILGMICSMEVLPDLISLFGDPDEGVRERAAIALGKNGPRAIPLLSEVLATGEPGRRLCAVTGLGHAGPEAEEYLVAACRDEDPAVRERARAFLDAVYRSAQVPSVSHTNYEGLWPELPDNTPSLPGIGTGDEIPDSEQPIPEKTGITLTASADETSHDDKGEAPGSTGGLPDTAGPLIGPLIDALGSPSSKTRMLAVQSLGRIGDRRAVSPLITLLGERDPIMRQIAAEALGQIGDTGAIPGLIRLLEDPFEQVRKSAAHALGGIGHDDAVPGLIAALTDDDYSVRTEAGNILVRMGSLASPHLVLALAHPSRKIRREAASCLDQLGGSPETNPDRIHYLIAKEAWIELSGMEEAALPPLRKIVLASDEEDLRMGAILTLVKMENTHAIGLLIQALRDKSFLIRHKAMNALMDKGESAISPLMEATNSDDEHIRAASELILERITRRCSA; encoded by the coding sequence ATGGGTGTTTTCGATCTTTTCAAACAGGATGATCCCGATAGTATCTGCCGCAGGGATGTTGACCGCCTGATGCAGGATCTCCGGTCAGACAAAGCCATACTCGTGCAGGAGGCGATTGATGGCCTTCAGGCCAGGGGAAGAGCGGGCCTTGTTCCCTTGCTGGAGAGGCTCCGGGTTGAAGACGAAGCCCACAAGATGCCGATCGTCTGTGTCCTTTTGGGCCTCTCCGGGGTCACTCCCGCAGAGATCTGCAGGAGTACAAAAACAACCTGCCATCTGGAAAACAGCGAGCTCATCCACCTCTTCTCCCTGCCCGGGAGGAATGCAATTCCCGGTCTCCTGAAATATCTGACGGACAACGATGGAACGGTGCGATCGGTAGCAGCAGGAGCACTTGCCCTGATCGGCGAACCGGCCCACCCCCTTCTCGTAAAAGCTCTCACCCACCGGTCGCACCGGGTCCGGTCCGGTGCCGCTGATGCACTTGCCCGCATGAACCGGGTGCCGGGCAATAACGATGACTATTACCATTTTCTGATCGCTCGGGAGCGCTGGTCCGATCTGGTCCGGGCAAAGAAGGCTGCGGTCCCGTTCCTTATCGGGATCCTTCCGGATCGGTATTACCGGATCCGCATGGACGCAGCCACAGCGCTCGGTGCGATCGGGGATCCGCGGGCAGTACGATCCCTGGGAGAACTCCTGGCCGATCCCGAGAACGAAGTCTGTATCAGCGCGATCGAGGCCCTGGGAAAGATCCATAACGAGACCGCCATCCCGCACCTGGTCAGGGGTCTCAGCCATGATTCCTACAATGTCCGGCATATGGCAGCCACCACCCTGTCGGCATGCGGGTGGTTGCCGGATACCACCGAAGAGCGGGCCCGGTTCTATCTCGCATCGGAACAATGGCACGAACTCTCCCGTATGGGAAGACCGGCAATCCCGTTCCTTATCCAGGTTCTCGAAAACCCGCGGTACGGGTTGCAGGCCGGGGTTGCAACCGCGCTCAAAGGCATGGGAAAACCCGGCCGGGACGCTCTTGTTGCTGCAGCCAGTCACAAGAACCCGGTTATCCGGAAAGCGGCTGAGGATATCCTGAACGAGAGTCATTCTCCGGGGCCGGGATCTGCCGGTCCGGCCCACCAGGATCCAGTAAAGGCTGTTGTTTTACCGCAGGGGAAAAAGGGGCCCGCAAATACGATTGCAAACCACCCGGACCCTCATCTGAAATCATCTGAACAACCGGCTTCCTGTCAGGCAGCCCCGGAACAGCAGGGCAGGGAAAGGCAATATTGCAGATCTGAACCCGCAGGACAGGATACGAGCCCCGCACCAGTGCCGGTCCCGCAAAGAGGCCTTTCGGAAATCCCGAAAACACGGGAGCCGGAGTTGCCCGCTCCATCCATGGTATCTGTCCCGGAATCTCATGAACGGGAGCCGGATTTTTCCGGTTGCATGCAGGATGGGGTTCAGGGGGCCGAAACTACCGAAGAAGAGATCCAGTCGCTGGTAGCCGCCCTGAAAAACAAGGACGGGAATATCCGGGCCATCACCGTCGATGCACTCGGGAGGATCGGGGTCCGGGCCATCGAAGCGCTCGAAGGGGCGCTGACAGACCCCTCGTGGGAAGTCAGGCTTGCTGTAGCAGAGGTTCTTGGACTGATAAAAAATGAGCGGGCAGTACAGCCCCTCGTTACTGCCCTGCACGATACCGATGGGGAGGTCCGGGCAGCATCGGCCCGCTCGCTTGGGAAGATCGGGGATTTTTCTGCATTTGTGCCCCTTGTCCAGGCACTGGAAGACCCGGATTTTGGGGTGCGCCGGAACGCCGAATCTGCACTTGCGGAATTTGGCGAACAGGGCGCAAAACCCACAAAAAGACTCCTTGCTCACTCAAACCCGCTGATCCGGGGAAGTGCTGCAACGATCCTCGGGATGATCTGCAGCATGGAGGTCCTGCCGGACCTCATATCCCTGTTCGGTGACCCCGATGAGGGGGTCCGGGAGCGGGCAGCAATTGCACTGGGGAAAAACGGTCCGCGGGCGATCCCGCTGCTGTCTGAAGTCCTCGCCACCGGGGAGCCGGGCAGGCGGTTGTGCGCCGTTACCGGTCTGGGTCATGCCGGCCCGGAGGCCGAAGAGTACCTGGTTGCAGCCTGCCGGGACGAGGATCCGGCAGTGCGGGAACGTGCCCGGGCATTCCTCGATGCCGTATATCGCAGCGCCCAGGTTCCCAGTGTTTCCCACACAAACTACGAGGGATTATGGCCGGAGTTACCGGACAACACCCCGTCTCTTCCGGGCATCGGTACCGGGGACGAGATCCCTGACTCCGAACAGCCCATTCCTGAAAAAACCGGCATTACTCTGACGGCTTCCGCTGATGAGACATCCCACGATGACAAGGGTGAAGCCCCAGGCAGTACGGGAGGTCTGCCGGATACGGCCGGACCGCTGATCGGACCCCTGATTGACGCACTTGGATCTCCTTCGTCCAAAACCCGGATGCTGGCGGTCCAGTCGCTTGGCAGGATCGGGGATCGCCGGGCAGTCTCTCCCCTGATCACCCTGCTCGGTGAGAGGGATCCCATAATGAGGCAGATCGCCGCGGAGGCGCTCGGGCAGATCGGTGATACCGGTGCAATACCGGGACTTATCCGGCTCCTGGAGGATCCGTTCGAGCAGGTCAGGAAGTCTGCAGCCCACGCCCTCGGAGGGATCGGACACGATGATGCAGTGCCGGGACTTATCGCTGCCCTTACCGATGACGATTACAGTGTCCGTACTGAAGCAGGAAATATTCTGGTCAGGATGGGCAGTCTTGCAAGCCCCCACCTTGTCCTGGCCCTCGCGCACCCGTCCCGGAAGATCCGCCGGGAGGCTGCTTCCTGCCTGGACCAGCTCGGGGGGAGTCCGGAAACAAATCCGGACCGGATTCACTATCTCATAGCAAAAGAGGCCTGGATCGAACTCTCCGGCATGGAGGAAGCGGCATTGCCCCCGCTCCGCAAGATTGTTCTTGCAAGTGACGAGGAGGATCTGCGCATGGGAGCGATCTTAACACTCGTAAAGATGGAGAACACTCACGCCATCGGCCTGTTGATCCAGGCGCTCAGGGACAAAAGTTTCCTCATCCGCCACAAAGCGATGAATGCCCTTATGGACAAAGGCGAATCCGCCATATCCCCGCTGATGGAAGCAACGAATTCTGACGATGAGCATATCCGCGCTGCATCAGAACTGATCCTCGAACGGATAACCCGCAGGTGCAGCGCCTGA
- a CDS encoding archaellin/type IV pilin N-terminal domain-containing protein: MRLKNHASPIRYIMKSSDNAFTGLEAAIVLIAFVVVAAVFSYVVLGAGFFTTQKSQEVVHTGVQQASSTLQVFGNVYGIGTPGSALNMVNFTLGLAPGGSSIDFDKVSITYSNASTLETLSHVTTRGASIAGGQWVISAVQNQITDDNVLEKGEQFEISTRPTNPIPKDDHFSIEIKPAIGAAFSIVRNAPASIQGVNVLY, translated from the coding sequence ATGAGGCTCAAAAATCACGCAAGCCCCATCAGGTACATCATGAAATCCTCTGACAATGCATTTACCGGTCTCGAGGCTGCAATAGTCCTTATCGCATTCGTCGTCGTCGCGGCAGTCTTCTCGTACGTAGTGCTTGGCGCCGGGTTCTTCACGACCCAGAAGAGCCAGGAAGTGGTCCACACAGGTGTACAGCAGGCAAGCTCAACCCTTCAGGTGTTCGGGAACGTGTACGGCATAGGCACACCGGGAAGCGCGCTTAACATGGTCAATTTCACCCTTGGGCTCGCCCCGGGGGGGTCATCGATTGATTTCGACAAAGTCTCCATAACCTACAGCAATGCATCAACCCTTGAAACCCTCTCCCACGTGACCACCAGGGGGGCATCGATCGCAGGAGGGCAGTGGGTCATCTCTGCAGTCCAGAACCAGATCACGGACGATAACGTGCTGGAAAAAGGCGAACAGTTCGAGATCAGCACACGGCCGACAAACCCGATACCCAAGGACGACCATTTCTCCATTGAGATCAAACCGGCTATCGGGGCGGCATTCTCCATTGTCAGGAATGCACCGGCTTCTATCCAGGGTGTAAACGTCCTGTACTAA
- a CDS encoding PAS domain S-box protein translates to MISVLYVDDETDLLELGKLFLEQSGIFSVTTLPSAKEALGLVAREQFDLILSDYQMPGMDGIAFLKEIRAGYPNLPFILFTGRGREEVVIEAINSGADFYLQKGGDVRAQFAELAHKISIAVERRQAINALRDSEQRLSDIINFLPDATFAIDTEGTVIAWNRAIEEVTGVPASEMTGKGNNEYALPFYGHRRDLLIDLILESEEAIHNNNYAIVKKEGDFLIAETSAAQIRGEPKVFYCKASLLYNKDGNVVGAIESIRDITEAKHAEDELHAAYEQITASEEELREQYDELRTNQDQVRLASEQLTAQDEELRGQYEEMVYLQKRTDESQQMLQQVLDTVPVRVFWKDKELRYLGCNESFAKDAGVSTPTDLIGKTDFDTGWKEQAEAYRADDRKVIGSGIPKIGYEEPQTTPDGNRIWLRTSKIPLRDAGGKISGILGTYEDITERKRAEESLAASEAMYRSVIENIQEVFYRTDHDGNIILSSPSSLNMLGYDSMDEVLGKPITSFYYTPENRGDLLRILSEKGVIEDYEVQLKRKDGSPVWVSTHSHYYRGPGGQIAGVEGIYRDISRRKKIEEGLQTANVRITAQSQELRARLEDLEHANQALLQNEKDFESLVECAPDAIYIANDRKFIYCNNAFAMLLGATSADQIIGTSIFDRVHPDYHDSIRTRANQVNVEMKPVGLKEAVYLKLDGTPVDVESSASPLQFRGKPAGLVILRNITDRKRSEAALQESELRLRRLLERSFDAAIIHQGGIIVYANDHANRLMKAKRPGGLVGIPVMDCVDPASEAVVRERIRTMIDSSDTIVPAIEERFRCIDGTSIDVEVMASSTIYRQNPAILTLFRDISRRKSDETSLRESEKRYRQILQNASDAIIIHEISQERPGRIREVNEKTCSMLGYTREELLDLSITDIDRPENMAHIPAILDQLFSYGAALFRTELLTKDKKRIPVEVSNSLINLDGESVVLAMVRDMRAQLRTEQALRETNRKLSLLSSITRHDLRNKVTALMGHLILARERSADPAMVASIARLESITGAISEHIEFTRIYEDLGSTEPIWQDVRAIISRLQVPPDLVFEVDLPDIHVYADPLLNTVFSNLLDNLIRHGKDATRVRVSAQTGPERCTIIWEDNGVGIPEHEKEKIFCQGYGKNTGLGLFLSREILGITGITIRETGVPGKGARFEISVPAAACRSAGT, encoded by the coding sequence ATGATCTCCGTGCTCTACGTGGATGACGAAACCGACCTTCTTGAGCTGGGTAAGCTGTTCCTCGAGCAGTCGGGTATTTTTTCTGTCACAACCCTTCCCTCGGCTAAGGAAGCACTCGGGCTTGTTGCACGGGAGCAGTTCGATCTGATCCTCTCAGATTACCAGATGCCCGGGATGGATGGGATAGCCTTCTTAAAGGAGATTCGGGCCGGGTATCCGAATCTTCCCTTCATCCTCTTCACCGGTCGGGGCCGGGAGGAAGTGGTTATCGAAGCCATCAACTCCGGGGCCGACTTTTACCTCCAGAAAGGCGGGGATGTCCGGGCGCAGTTCGCCGAGCTTGCCCACAAGATCTCAATTGCCGTGGAACGGAGGCAGGCGATCAATGCCCTCCGGGATTCGGAACAGCGCCTTTCTGATATCATCAACTTTCTGCCCGATGCAACGTTTGCGATCGATACCGAGGGAACCGTTATAGCCTGGAACCGGGCGATCGAGGAGGTTACCGGCGTACCGGCATCCGAAATGACCGGAAAGGGCAATAACGAATATGCCCTTCCCTTCTATGGCCACCGGCGCGACCTCCTCATCGATCTCATTCTCGAGAGCGAGGAAGCGATCCACAACAACAACTATGCGATCGTAAAAAAGGAAGGCGATTTCCTGATCGCTGAAACCTCTGCTGCACAGATCCGGGGGGAGCCAAAAGTCTTCTATTGCAAGGCTTCCCTCCTCTACAATAAAGACGGGAATGTTGTCGGGGCCATTGAGTCGATCCGGGATATAACCGAAGCCAAACATGCCGAGGATGAGCTTCACGCTGCGTACGAGCAGATCACGGCAAGCGAGGAGGAACTGCGGGAGCAGTACGATGAGCTCAGAACCAACCAGGACCAGGTGCGCCTGGCTAGCGAGCAGCTTACTGCGCAGGACGAGGAGCTCCGGGGGCAGTATGAAGAGATGGTGTACCTGCAGAAACGGACCGACGAATCCCAGCAGATGCTCCAGCAGGTACTTGACACGGTCCCGGTCCGGGTCTTCTGGAAGGACAAGGAACTCCGGTACCTTGGCTGCAACGAGTCGTTCGCGAAGGATGCCGGCGTCTCTACTCCCACAGACCTGATTGGCAAGACAGACTTCGATACGGGGTGGAAGGAGCAGGCCGAGGCATACCGGGCCGATGATCGGAAGGTCATCGGTTCGGGTATCCCGAAGATTGGGTACGAGGAACCCCAGACAACGCCGGACGGGAACCGGATCTGGCTCCGTACAAGTAAGATCCCGTTGCGGGATGCCGGCGGGAAGATATCGGGAATACTTGGCACCTACGAGGACATTACCGAGCGAAAGCGTGCGGAAGAGTCCCTGGCGGCAAGCGAGGCGATGTACCGAAGCGTGATCGAGAATATCCAGGAAGTCTTCTACCGGACCGATCATGACGGGAACATTATCCTGTCGAGTCCGAGCTCGCTCAATATGCTTGGTTATGATTCCATGGACGAGGTCCTGGGAAAACCCATAACTTCATTCTACTATACGCCGGAGAACCGGGGGGATCTGCTCCGGATCCTGTCGGAAAAAGGGGTGATCGAGGATTACGAAGTCCAGTTGAAGCGAAAAGACGGGAGCCCGGTATGGGTCTCGACTCACAGCCACTACTACCGCGGGCCGGGGGGGCAGATCGCAGGGGTTGAAGGGATCTACCGCGACATCAGCCGGCGCAAGAAGATCGAGGAGGGCCTTCAGACCGCCAATGTCCGGATCACCGCCCAGTCGCAGGAGCTCCGGGCCCGGCTTGAGGACCTGGAACATGCCAACCAGGCGCTTCTCCAGAACGAGAAGGATTTCGAATCCCTGGTAGAATGTGCGCCGGATGCGATCTACATCGCGAATGACCGAAAGTTCATTTATTGCAATAACGCTTTTGCAATGCTGCTGGGAGCCACTTCGGCAGATCAGATCATCGGCACTTCGATCTTTGACCGGGTCCACCCGGATTATCATGATTCGATCCGCACCAGGGCAAACCAGGTCAATGTAGAGATGAAACCGGTCGGGCTCAAAGAGGCAGTTTACCTGAAACTGGACGGGACGCCCGTTGATGTTGAGTCTTCCGCTTCCCCGCTTCAGTTCCGCGGCAAACCTGCCGGTCTTGTCATTCTCCGCAATATCACTGACCGCAAGCGGTCCGAAGCAGCTCTTCAGGAGAGTGAACTCCGCCTGCGACGGCTTCTGGAACGGTCGTTCGACGCCGCAATCATCCACCAGGGCGGGATCATAGTCTATGCCAACGACCATGCCAACCGGCTCATGAAAGCGAAGAGACCGGGAGGCCTGGTGGGAATACCGGTTATGGATTGCGTGGACCCGGCATCGGAAGCAGTTGTCCGGGAACGGATCCGGACCATGATCGATTCCTCCGATACGATCGTGCCTGCCATTGAGGAGCGGTTCCGGTGCATCGATGGTACGAGTATCGATGTCGAAGTTATGGCTTCCTCCACGATCTACCGTCAGAACCCTGCCATCCTGACTCTGTTCCGGGATATAAGCCGGCGCAAATCTGACGAGACCTCTCTCAGGGAGAGCGAGAAACGCTACCGGCAGATCCTGCAGAATGCTTCCGATGCGATCATCATCCACGAGATCAGCCAAGAACGCCCGGGCCGGATCCGGGAAGTGAACGAGAAGACCTGCAGTATGCTGGGATATACCAGAGAAGAACTTCTGGATCTGAGCATTACGGATATTGACAGGCCGGAGAATATGGCACATATTCCGGCAATCCTGGACCAGCTCTTTTCTTATGGAGCAGCCCTCTTCCGGACGGAACTCCTGACAAAGGACAAGAAAAGGATTCCGGTGGAAGTGAGCAACAGTCTCATCAATCTTGATGGTGAATCGGTGGTTCTTGCCATGGTTCGCGATATGCGGGCCCAGCTCAGGACAGAACAAGCGCTCCGGGAGACGAACCGGAAACTCAGCCTGCTTTCCAGCATCACCCGCCACGACCTCCGGAACAAGGTTACCGCTCTCATGGGGCATCTCATCCTTGCCCGGGAGAGATCAGCGGATCCGGCCATGGTCGCTTCTATCGCCCGGCTGGAATCCATTACCGGTGCAATCAGCGAGCACATTGAATTTACCCGTATCTACGAGGATCTCGGGAGTACGGAGCCGATATGGCAGGATGTGCGGGCTATCATCTCCCGGCTGCAGGTTCCTCCGGATCTGGTCTTTGAAGTGGATCTTCCGGATATCCATGTGTATGCCGATCCCCTTCTCAATACCGTCTTCTCAAACCTTCTTGATAACCTGATCCGCCATGGAAAAGACGCAACCCGGGTCCGGGTGTCTGCACAGACGGGGCCCGAACGCTGTACGATTATCTGGGAAGACAATGGGGTAGGTATACCGGAACATGAGAAAGAGAAGATCTTCTGCCAGGGGTATGGTAAAAATACCGGCCTTGGCCTATTTCTTTCCCGTGAGATCCTCGGAATAACAGGCATTACCATCCGCGAAACGGGGGTGCCGGGCAAAGGGGCGCGGTTCGAGATAAGTGTTCCGGCAGCTGCGTGCCGCTCTGCCGGGACATGA
- a CDS encoding response regulator produces MTRNLKIYYVEDDKILSELERLLLERLGYRIVGCADNAQQAIAGIQKTTPDLVLVDIELHGKQDGFSIGDFLAKAMIPFIYVSAHHDEGVLEKAKKTEPDGFLTKPFNDSQLRVAIEMASRK; encoded by the coding sequence ATGACACGGAACCTGAAGATCTATTATGTCGAGGATGACAAGATTTTGTCCGAGCTGGAGCGCCTGCTCCTGGAACGGCTCGGGTACCGTATCGTGGGGTGTGCGGACAATGCACAACAGGCAATAGCCGGGATCCAGAAGACCACACCGGACCTGGTCCTCGTGGACATCGAACTTCACGGCAAGCAGGACGGTTTTTCCATTGGGGATTTCCTGGCAAAAGCCATGATTCCCTTCATTTACGTGAGCGCCCATCACGATGAAGGGGTCCTTGAAAAAGCAAAGAAGACCGAGCCGGACGGTTTTCTCACCAAACCCTTCAATGACAGCCAGCTCCGGGTGGCAATCGAGATGGCAAGCCGGAAATGA